Proteins encoded together in one Miscanthus floridulus cultivar M001 chromosome 16, ASM1932011v1, whole genome shotgun sequence window:
- the LOC136512491 gene encoding wax ester synthase/diacylglycerol acyltransferase 11-like isoform X2, translating to MQNSQPGRACSLCVSCIIKPASPGPGGRRKWVNSQPQIRARGRLPGVRKRPGAAVAVATAPGSPASTKAARARTPMDPAATADPGSSSSLTPTLRKRTISIDTSRRGGDDASRETAPAPRSEREEEQQEEGSMAASALAEEAAAARGRDLEAAGEPMSPAGRLFREKHFNCYIVAVIGLGTVVDVAAARAGLEATLVRHPRFSSIQVKDDARKNAKPRWVRTTVNLDDHVIVPYLDPAATSTKPDQAVEDYLSWLSTAPMDHSHPLWEFHVLDFPTSEATATVAIRMHHSLGDGVSLLSLLIACTRSAADPARLPELPPAPRRAGPVYARPRPPLSAGFVALALWLWSYVVLAWHTLVDVVCFVATAWFLRDPRTPFMAASEGVEFRRKRFVHRTLSLDDVKFVKNAMKCTVNDVLVGVTNAGLSRYYLRKTSDTNSERNKSQSIRVRSALLVNIRKTPGLHALSEMMDSGKNNGAKWGNLIGYMILPFHIAMHDDPLEYIRQGKRTAERKKVSLEAVFTYWSGNLIVKLFGMKAAAALCYGMFTNTTMSFSSMVGPAEKVEFYGHPIVYIAPSVYGHPHALTVHYQSYTNSIKIVLAVDDAQFPDSHQLLDDFAESLRLIHQAASTR from the exons ATGCAGAACAGTCAACCCGGCCGTGCGTGCTCGCTCTGCGTTTCCTGCATAATAAAACCCGCCTCGCCCGGGCCCGGAGGCCGGCGCAAGTGGGTCAACTCGCAACCGCAGATCAGAGCGCGGGGCCGGCTTCCCGGAGTCCGGAAGCGCCCAGGCGCCGCCGTCGCTGTCGCCACCGCGCCCGGCTCGCCCGCGTCCACAAAAGCCGCCAGGGCCCGTACGCCGATGGATCCTGCCGCGACGGCAGATCCCGGCAGCTCCAGCTCCCTCACGCCCACGCTGCGGAAGCGGACGATCTCTATAGACACGTCGCGACGAGGAGGCGACGACGCGTCGCGGGAGACCGCGCCCGCGCCCAGGTCAGAgcgggaggaggagcagcaggaggaggGCTCGATGGCGGCGTCCGCGCtggcggaggaggcggcggcagcgAGGGGGAGGGACCTGGAGGCGGCAGGCGAGCCGATGAGCCCCGCGGGGCGGCTGTTCCGGGAGAAGCACTTCAACTGCTACATCGTGGCCGTGATCGGGCTGGGCACGGTGGTCGACGtcgcggcggcgcgcgcggggcTGGAGGCCACGCTCGTCCGCCACCCGCGCTTCTCCAGCATCCAG GTGAAGGATGATGCGAGAAAGAACGCCAAGCCGCGGTGGGTGCGGACCACGGTGAACCTGGACGATCACGTCATCGTCCCCTACCTGGACCCCGCCGCCACGTCGACCAAGCCGGACCAGGCCGTGGAGGACTACCTGTCCTGGCTGTCCACGGCGCCCATGGACCACTCCCACCCGCTCTGGGAGTTCCACGTCCTCGACTTCCCGACGTCCGAGGCCACCGCCACCGTCGCCATCCGCATGCACCACTCCCTCGGCGACGGCGTCTCGCTGCTGTCGCTGCTCATCGCGTGCACCCGCAGCGCCGCGGACCCGGCGCGGCTGCCGGAGCtgccgcccgcgccgcgccgcgcgggcCCCGTCTacgcccgcccgcgcccgccgctctCTGCGGGCTTCGTGGCGCTCGCGCTGTGGCTGTGGTCCTACGTCGTGCTCGCGTGGCACACGCTGGTGGACGTCGTGTGCTTCGTGGCCACGGCGTGGTTCCTGCGCGACCCGCGCACGCCGTTCATGGCCGCGTCCGAGGGCGTCGAGTTCCGCCGCAAGCGCTTCGTGCACCGCACGCTCAGCCTCGACGACGTCAAGTTCGTCAAGAATGCCATGAAGTGT ACTGTCAACGATGTCCTTGTTGGAGTGACCAATGCAGGGTTGTCGCGGTATTATTTACGTAAGACCA GTGATACCAACAGCGAGAGGAACAAATCACAGAGCATTCGCGTCCGATCAGCTCTCCTCGTTAACATTAGGAAAACACCTGGTTTACAT GCATTGTCGGAAATGATGGATTCTGGCAAGAACAATGGGGCAAAATGGGGGAACCTGATTGGTTACATGATACTACCTTTCCATATAGCCATGCACGATGATCCTCTTGAATACATCCGCCAAGGGAAAAGGACAGCTGAAAGGAAGAAGGTTTCATTAGAAGCAGTTTTCACGTACTGGAGTGGGAACCTAATAGTCAAACTTTTTGGCATGAAG GCTGCAGCAGCTCTCTGCTATGGTATGTTCACAAATACAACCATGTCATTCTCAAGCATGGTCGGACCTGCTGAGAAGGTGGAGTTCTATGGCCATCCAATCGTCTATATCGCTCCCTCTGTCTACGGGCATCCACAT GCTCTGACTGTACATTACCAAAGCTATACGAACTCCATCAAAATTGTCCTCGCAGTGGATGATGCTCAGTTTCCAGACTCTCATCAGCTTTTGGACGACTTTGCCGAGTCCCTCAGGCTCATCCATCAGGCAGCTTCAACAAGATGA
- the LOC136512491 gene encoding wax ester synthase/diacylglycerol acyltransferase 11-like isoform X3, with protein MQNSQPGRACSLCVSCIIKPASPGPGGRRKWVNSQPQIRARGRLPGVRKRPGAAVAVATAPGSPASTKAARARTPMDPAATADPGSSSSLTPTLRKRTISIDTSRRGGDDASRETAPAPRSEREEEQQEEGSMAASALAEEAAAARGRDLEAAGEPMSPAGRLFREKHFNCYIVAVIGLGTVVDVAAARAGLEATLVRHPRFSSIQVKDDARKNAKPRWVRTTVNLDDHVIVPYLDPAATSTKPDQAVEDYLSWLSTAPMDHSHPLWEFHVLDFPTSEATATVAIRMHHSLGDGVSLLSLLIACTRSAADPARLPELPPAPRRAGPVYARPRPPLSAGFVALALWLWSYVVLAWHTLVDVVCFVATAWFLRDPRTPFMAASEGVEFRRKRFVHRTLSLDDVKFVKNAMKCTVNDVLVGVTNAGLSRYYLRDTNSERNKSQSIRVRSALLVNIRKTPGLHALSEMMDSGKNNGAKWGNLIGYMILPFHIAMHDDPLEYIRQGKRTAERKKVSLEAVFTYWSGNLIVKLFGMKAAAALCYGMFTNTTMSFSSMVGPAEKVEFYGHPIVYIAPSVYGHPHALTVHYQSYTNSIKIVLAVDDAQFPDSHQLLDDFAESLRLIHQAASTR; from the exons ATGCAGAACAGTCAACCCGGCCGTGCGTGCTCGCTCTGCGTTTCCTGCATAATAAAACCCGCCTCGCCCGGGCCCGGAGGCCGGCGCAAGTGGGTCAACTCGCAACCGCAGATCAGAGCGCGGGGCCGGCTTCCCGGAGTCCGGAAGCGCCCAGGCGCCGCCGTCGCTGTCGCCACCGCGCCCGGCTCGCCCGCGTCCACAAAAGCCGCCAGGGCCCGTACGCCGATGGATCCTGCCGCGACGGCAGATCCCGGCAGCTCCAGCTCCCTCACGCCCACGCTGCGGAAGCGGACGATCTCTATAGACACGTCGCGACGAGGAGGCGACGACGCGTCGCGGGAGACCGCGCCCGCGCCCAGGTCAGAgcgggaggaggagcagcaggaggaggGCTCGATGGCGGCGTCCGCGCtggcggaggaggcggcggcagcgAGGGGGAGGGACCTGGAGGCGGCAGGCGAGCCGATGAGCCCCGCGGGGCGGCTGTTCCGGGAGAAGCACTTCAACTGCTACATCGTGGCCGTGATCGGGCTGGGCACGGTGGTCGACGtcgcggcggcgcgcgcggggcTGGAGGCCACGCTCGTCCGCCACCCGCGCTTCTCCAGCATCCAG GTGAAGGATGATGCGAGAAAGAACGCCAAGCCGCGGTGGGTGCGGACCACGGTGAACCTGGACGATCACGTCATCGTCCCCTACCTGGACCCCGCCGCCACGTCGACCAAGCCGGACCAGGCCGTGGAGGACTACCTGTCCTGGCTGTCCACGGCGCCCATGGACCACTCCCACCCGCTCTGGGAGTTCCACGTCCTCGACTTCCCGACGTCCGAGGCCACCGCCACCGTCGCCATCCGCATGCACCACTCCCTCGGCGACGGCGTCTCGCTGCTGTCGCTGCTCATCGCGTGCACCCGCAGCGCCGCGGACCCGGCGCGGCTGCCGGAGCtgccgcccgcgccgcgccgcgcgggcCCCGTCTacgcccgcccgcgcccgccgctctCTGCGGGCTTCGTGGCGCTCGCGCTGTGGCTGTGGTCCTACGTCGTGCTCGCGTGGCACACGCTGGTGGACGTCGTGTGCTTCGTGGCCACGGCGTGGTTCCTGCGCGACCCGCGCACGCCGTTCATGGCCGCGTCCGAGGGCGTCGAGTTCCGCCGCAAGCGCTTCGTGCACCGCACGCTCAGCCTCGACGACGTCAAGTTCGTCAAGAATGCCATGAAGTGT ACTGTCAACGATGTCCTTGTTGGAGTGACCAATGCAGGGTTGTCGCGGTATTATTTAC GTGATACCAACAGCGAGAGGAACAAATCACAGAGCATTCGCGTCCGATCAGCTCTCCTCGTTAACATTAGGAAAACACCTGGTTTACAT GCATTGTCGGAAATGATGGATTCTGGCAAGAACAATGGGGCAAAATGGGGGAACCTGATTGGTTACATGATACTACCTTTCCATATAGCCATGCACGATGATCCTCTTGAATACATCCGCCAAGGGAAAAGGACAGCTGAAAGGAAGAAGGTTTCATTAGAAGCAGTTTTCACGTACTGGAGTGGGAACCTAATAGTCAAACTTTTTGGCATGAAG GCTGCAGCAGCTCTCTGCTATGGTATGTTCACAAATACAACCATGTCATTCTCAAGCATGGTCGGACCTGCTGAGAAGGTGGAGTTCTATGGCCATCCAATCGTCTATATCGCTCCCTCTGTCTACGGGCATCCACAT GCTCTGACTGTACATTACCAAAGCTATACGAACTCCATCAAAATTGTCCTCGCAGTGGATGATGCTCAGTTTCCAGACTCTCATCAGCTTTTGGACGACTTTGCCGAGTCCCTCAGGCTCATCCATCAGGCAGCTTCAACAAGATGA
- the LOC136512491 gene encoding wax ester synthase/diacylglycerol acyltransferase 11-like isoform X1, with protein sequence MQNSQPGRACSLCVSCIIKPASPGPGGRRKWVNSQPQIRARGRLPGVRKRPGAAVAVATAPGSPASTKAARARTPMDPAATADPGSSSSLTPTLRKRTISIDTSRRGGDDASRETAPAPRSEREEEQQEEGSMAASALAEEAAAARGRDLEAAGEPMSPAGRLFREKHFNCYIVAVIGLGTVVDVAAARAGLEATLVRHPRFSSIQVKDDARKNAKPRWVRTTVNLDDHVIVPYLDPAATSTKPDQAVEDYLSWLSTAPMDHSHPLWEFHVLDFPTSEATATVAIRMHHSLGDGVSLLSLLIACTRSAADPARLPELPPAPRRAGPVYARPRPPLSAGFVALALWLWSYVVLAWHTLVDVVCFVATAWFLRDPRTPFMAASEGVEFRRKRFVHRTLSLDDVKFVKNAMKCTVNDVLVGVTNAGLSRYYLRKTSECDTNSERNKSQSIRVRSALLVNIRKTPGLHALSEMMDSGKNNGAKWGNLIGYMILPFHIAMHDDPLEYIRQGKRTAERKKVSLEAVFTYWSGNLIVKLFGMKAAAALCYGMFTNTTMSFSSMVGPAEKVEFYGHPIVYIAPSVYGHPHALTVHYQSYTNSIKIVLAVDDAQFPDSHQLLDDFAESLRLIHQAASTR encoded by the exons ATGCAGAACAGTCAACCCGGCCGTGCGTGCTCGCTCTGCGTTTCCTGCATAATAAAACCCGCCTCGCCCGGGCCCGGAGGCCGGCGCAAGTGGGTCAACTCGCAACCGCAGATCAGAGCGCGGGGCCGGCTTCCCGGAGTCCGGAAGCGCCCAGGCGCCGCCGTCGCTGTCGCCACCGCGCCCGGCTCGCCCGCGTCCACAAAAGCCGCCAGGGCCCGTACGCCGATGGATCCTGCCGCGACGGCAGATCCCGGCAGCTCCAGCTCCCTCACGCCCACGCTGCGGAAGCGGACGATCTCTATAGACACGTCGCGACGAGGAGGCGACGACGCGTCGCGGGAGACCGCGCCCGCGCCCAGGTCAGAgcgggaggaggagcagcaggaggaggGCTCGATGGCGGCGTCCGCGCtggcggaggaggcggcggcagcgAGGGGGAGGGACCTGGAGGCGGCAGGCGAGCCGATGAGCCCCGCGGGGCGGCTGTTCCGGGAGAAGCACTTCAACTGCTACATCGTGGCCGTGATCGGGCTGGGCACGGTGGTCGACGtcgcggcggcgcgcgcggggcTGGAGGCCACGCTCGTCCGCCACCCGCGCTTCTCCAGCATCCAG GTGAAGGATGATGCGAGAAAGAACGCCAAGCCGCGGTGGGTGCGGACCACGGTGAACCTGGACGATCACGTCATCGTCCCCTACCTGGACCCCGCCGCCACGTCGACCAAGCCGGACCAGGCCGTGGAGGACTACCTGTCCTGGCTGTCCACGGCGCCCATGGACCACTCCCACCCGCTCTGGGAGTTCCACGTCCTCGACTTCCCGACGTCCGAGGCCACCGCCACCGTCGCCATCCGCATGCACCACTCCCTCGGCGACGGCGTCTCGCTGCTGTCGCTGCTCATCGCGTGCACCCGCAGCGCCGCGGACCCGGCGCGGCTGCCGGAGCtgccgcccgcgccgcgccgcgcgggcCCCGTCTacgcccgcccgcgcccgccgctctCTGCGGGCTTCGTGGCGCTCGCGCTGTGGCTGTGGTCCTACGTCGTGCTCGCGTGGCACACGCTGGTGGACGTCGTGTGCTTCGTGGCCACGGCGTGGTTCCTGCGCGACCCGCGCACGCCGTTCATGGCCGCGTCCGAGGGCGTCGAGTTCCGCCGCAAGCGCTTCGTGCACCGCACGCTCAGCCTCGACGACGTCAAGTTCGTCAAGAATGCCATGAAGTGT ACTGTCAACGATGTCCTTGTTGGAGTGACCAATGCAGGGTTGTCGCGGTATTATTTACGTAAGACCAGTGAGT GTGATACCAACAGCGAGAGGAACAAATCACAGAGCATTCGCGTCCGATCAGCTCTCCTCGTTAACATTAGGAAAACACCTGGTTTACAT GCATTGTCGGAAATGATGGATTCTGGCAAGAACAATGGGGCAAAATGGGGGAACCTGATTGGTTACATGATACTACCTTTCCATATAGCCATGCACGATGATCCTCTTGAATACATCCGCCAAGGGAAAAGGACAGCTGAAAGGAAGAAGGTTTCATTAGAAGCAGTTTTCACGTACTGGAGTGGGAACCTAATAGTCAAACTTTTTGGCATGAAG GCTGCAGCAGCTCTCTGCTATGGTATGTTCACAAATACAACCATGTCATTCTCAAGCATGGTCGGACCTGCTGAGAAGGTGGAGTTCTATGGCCATCCAATCGTCTATATCGCTCCCTCTGTCTACGGGCATCCACAT GCTCTGACTGTACATTACCAAAGCTATACGAACTCCATCAAAATTGTCCTCGCAGTGGATGATGCTCAGTTTCCAGACTCTCATCAGCTTTTGGACGACTTTGCCGAGTCCCTCAGGCTCATCCATCAGGCAGCTTCAACAAGATGA